The DNA window TGGCGTATGCGAAGTTCCGGAGGATCTTCGATACGCCGGAATGGCGGCTCCTCGCGGCCCGCGGGGCGCGGGTGCAGCGGCCCCTGTGGGCGAGCACCGGGACGAAGAACCCGAAATACTCCGACGTGAAGTACGTCGAGGAGCTGATCGGCCCCGACACGGTGAACACGATGCCTCCGCAGACGATGGACGCCTTCCGCGACCACGGTGTGGTGGCCGACACCCTGTCCGGCGCCGACGCGGGGGCGAAGGCGGTCCTCGACGACTACGCCCTGATGGAACCCGGCATCGAGGAAGTGTGCTCCCGGCTGGAGAAGGAAGGAGTGGCCAGTTTCCTCGATTCGTACCGGAAGCTCCTCGCGGCGGTCGAGGGGCGGCTGAAGGCCGTCTCGGACGGATGATCCTCGCGGGGGACGTCGGCGGTACGAAGACCAGCCTCGCGCTCTACCGGCAGGAGGCGCGGGGCCTTCTCCGCGACCGGATGGCCACCTACCGGAGCCGGGAGCACGCGGGCCTCGACGCGATCCTCCGCGACTTCCTGGGCGAGGGAGGCGCCGTCGAGCGGGCGTGCGTCGGGGTGGCCGGGCCCGTCGAGGATGGCCGCTGCCGCCTGACGAATCTTGACTGGGAGGTGGACGAGGCGGCCCTGCGCCGGACCTTGGGCCTGCGCGAGGCGTACCTCATCAACGACCTCCAGGCGACCGCTTCCTCCCTTCCGTTCCTGCAGGAGTCGGACCGGGCGGCGATCCTGAAGGGGAAGCCCGACCCGCGGGGGAACATGGCGGTCCTTTCCGCGGGAACGGGGTTGGGGGAGGGGTTTCTCGTCGGCTCCGACGCAGGGTACATTCCCCTCGCCTCGGAGGGGGGGCACGTCGATTTCGCGCCGCGCGACGAGCGGGAGATGCGACTCCACGCATTTCTTCGTGCGAAGTACGGCCGCGTGAGCGCCGAGCGGGTCCTGTCGGGTCCGGGGCTGTACGACGTCTACCGGTTTCTCCGCGAAGAGGAGGGGATGGAGGAGGATTCGGGCATCGCGGCGGAGATCCGCGGCGGGGAACCGCAGCGGGCCATCGTGCGGCATGGGCTTGCCGGGGGGGCGGGGGCGTGCGCCGAAACGCTGCGGATCTTCTGCTCCGTCTACGGAGCGGAGGCGGGGAACCTGGCCCTGCACTACCTCGCGACCGGGGGGGTGTATCTCGGTGGCGGGATCGCTCCGGCGATCCTTCCCGCGCTCCGGCGGGGGGAATTCCTGTCGGCCTTTCTCGACAAGGGGCGGATGCGGAACCTGCTCTCCCGCGTCCCGGTCACGGTTATCCTCGACCGCGATGCCCCGCTGCTCGGCGCGGCCTCGTTCGCGGCGTCCGGCGGGGTCCTCGCGCGTCCCCCCGCTTCCCGTTCCCGACACGACTCCGGCAAGACGTCTCGGGATATAATTCCCTCTTCGGTTCCCGAGGAGGGGTAGATGCGCGAGGCGATCCGGTTTCCAGGAAGCCCCCCGAAGGGGGGGGGATCCCAGTCGCGGGACCTCCCGATCTCGGCCGTGCCGCGGATCGCCCGGATCTGCGCCCTGGGTCTGGCCTTCGACGAACTCCTGGACGAGGTGTGCCGGGA is part of the bacterium genome and encodes:
- the glk gene encoding glucokinase, which encodes MILAGDVGGTKTSLALYRQEARGLLRDRMATYRSREHAGLDAILRDFLGEGGAVERACVGVAGPVEDGRCRLTNLDWEVDEAALRRTLGLREAYLINDLQATASSLPFLQESDRAAILKGKPDPRGNMAVLSAGTGLGEGFLVGSDAGYIPLASEGGHVDFAPRDEREMRLHAFLRAKYGRVSAERVLSGPGLYDVYRFLREEEGMEEDSGIAAEIRGGEPQRAIVRHGLAGGAGACAETLRIFCSVYGAEAGNLALHYLATGGVYLGGGIAPAILPALRRGEFLSAFLDKGRMRNLLSRVPVTVILDRDAPLLGAASFAASGGVLARPPASRSRHDSGKTSRDIIPSSVPEEG